One region of Amphiprion ocellaris isolate individual 3 ecotype Okinawa chromosome 9, ASM2253959v1, whole genome shotgun sequence genomic DNA includes:
- the LOC111573132 gene encoding DENN domain-containing protein 3-like isoform X1 yields MADYLPAALLEACVVVGASSDKLQEVYQAFHSNGTPELPPLEPEVLHVLVPPFVSRPQAESETLRPRGKRRRSFLRKKREQLPSSAPTPGGGAADGKGGSEDISVPKDIDLMALPQLCFPGGLQVTSEQKDEEFHFLVFTNVFGNKTHGVVMQCYRPIQEGTSFYQNGADSSKLFSAYSFCVISKYPFFTALKDCLSCLLIQLKTCRLSDMEDRVKEFAAKLTLVPVPPPGQLHLMFELRPLTIILPAKEDRDLPAVDLDLHLPFLCLRPQQLLQVICCLLQEQRVVLFSADWSRLTLMAECLLLFLQPLSWQQPYVPVLARGMLDFLMAPTAFLMGCHLSHFAEVAAETEDLILINIDKGTVCTSSSDTIDLPDIPPAAAECFTQRCQSLKIHFDLDHWRHASSTDINEQRTQRRTWQQNLNHNIQRVALELIVNIFRDVSDHLNYEHRVFHSEEFLKTREPAEQLFYKKVLETHIFHSFLKDRLNKKMDNFARMELGTRSEMQKMKAMVEVPRRPTMQEIQARRKSSVTEIRLSKRLGMSLPNLGDDQTISFQRNSLLTRIFVPDPGLKSPPKPVKVFKLPDFPASLSFHSVQSYYSELIQQLGKAIFTVQNENSALLARFYYLRGLINTLCSRRLDALSDFQNLYKTDTAIFPTHLVTFLVDSLHRDERQQAQRRPELKRLILKVKTDNEKQLVQPDDHVKKFQLPRQQLHQDEFVRCIQECRIVKDVTTIHRLFEALADGQPQKVDPELFKIFYTFWKEAEAEAQDVSLPSEVIDHLDYSECVYKLSSCVKTSLGVGKIAMTQKRLFLLTEGRPGFLEITKFRDIQEVKVATAPFLLVRIPSLRIQTSGRPETFEANLKTETELWNLVVKEMWAGRKMADQHKDPQYMTQALTNVLLMDAVTGSLQTQRSIAAASKLAYFDKIKHEVPMMVPKTTSETLKHKINPSLDLAEPQTVHVLLYTPGQLTCNDSEAEMNPKLWVALSGGRVVVFDAASWSMLQACIQVGESQVNCMMGLVQEQVWIGSQDSVIYIIDTHSMSCNKQLTEHRQEVTSLAMDTRDLHNSQLTYSCSCDGSILQWDSSSLKVKRQFHLNCQRLSSIQVHDGTLWCCCDDSIVELKKSGTAQRRITLPSDLRSTSSSFSSFVVIPERGQVWTGCADSVDLCLWQTNNHRHPPKRISLPGTSGVTCMIRVKDQIWVGCCGRSSVGGECDGQLRSQVLVVDPQSHAVEKELQGHSDSIQTLCSAEDRYVLSGSARRDGKIAIWKVE; encoded by the exons ATGGCGGATTATCTGCCGGCTGCTCTGCTGGAAGCCTGCGTGGTGGTCGGAGCATCTAGTGACAAACTCCAGGAAGTCTACCAG GCCTTTCACAGTAATGGAACTCCAGAGCTTCCCCCGTTGGAGCCGGAGGTCCTTCACGTCCTGGTTCCTCCCTTCGTCAGCCGACCACAAGCTGAGAGCGAAACTCTGAGGCCACGAGGGAAACGGCGGCGTTCCTTtctgaggaagaagagggaacAACTTCCTTCGTCTGCACCTACACCAG GTGGAGGTGCAGCAGATGGAAAAGGAGGCAGTGAAGACATCAGTGTACCCAAAGACATCGACCTCATGGCTTTACCTCAACTCTGCTTCCCCG GTGGCCTCCAAGTAACCAGTGAACAGAAGGATGAAGAATTCCACTTTTTGGTTTTCACTAATGTTTTTGGCAACAAGACCCATGGAGTCGTAATGCAGTGTTACCGTCCCATACag GAAGGAACGTCTTTCTATCAGAACGGAGCTGATTCCTCCAAACTCTTCTCTGCCTACAGTTTCTGTGTCATATCCAAGTATCCCTTCTTCACCGCACTCAAAGACTGTCTGTCATG TCTTTTAATTCAGCTGAAAACTTGCCGGTTGTCAGACATGGAAGACAGAGTGAAGGAATTTGCAGCCAAACTGACTCTTGTGCCTGTTCCGCCTCCTGGACAACTACATCTG atgtttgaaTTACGACCTCTGACCATCATCCTACCAGCTAAAGAAGACAGAGACCTTCCAGCTGTAGATTTAGACCTCCATCTGCCGTTTCTTTGCCTCAGACCGCAGCAGCTACTGCAG GTGATATGTTGTCTCCTGCAGGAACAGCGAGTGGTTTTATTCTCTGCCGACTGGTCCAGACTCACACTGATGGCAGagtgcttgttgcttttcctgcaG CCTCTGTCCTGGCAGCAGCCCTATGTTCCCGTCCTGGCCAGAGGAATGTTGGACTTTCTAATGGCTCCGACTGCCTTTCTGATGGGCTGCCATCTCAGCCACTTTGCTGAAGTTGCTGCT GAAACAGAAGATCTGATTCTAATTAATATTGATAAAGGAACAGTCTGCACTTCTTCATCTGATACCATTGACCTGCCTGAtattcctccagctgctgctgaatgCTTCACACAGAG GTGTCAGTCACTGAAGATACATTTTGACTTGGATCATTGGCGACATGCCAGTTCCACTGACATCAACGAGCAGCGAACACAGAGGAGAACCTGGCAACAGAACCTCAATCACAACATCCAGAGAGTCGCACTGGAGCTCATCGTCAACATATTCAG ggATGTTAGCGATCATCTGAACTACGAACATCGAGTGTTTCACAGCGAAGAGTTTCTGAAAACCAGAGAACCGGCAGAGCAACTGTTTTACAAGAAG GTGTTGGAGACGCACATCTTTCACTCCTTCCTCAAGGATCGTCTCAACAAGAAAATGGATAACTTCGCTCGAATGGAACTCGGCACTCGATCCGAGATGCAGAA AATGAAGGCCATGGTTGAAGTTCCTCGCAGGCCCACCATGCAGGAGATTCAGGCCCGGAGGAAGAGCTCCGTCACAGAGATCCGTCTCAGTAAGAGGCTGGGGATGAGCCTGCCGAACCTGGGAGACGACCAGACCATCAGCTTCCAGAGAAACTCGCTATTGACCAGGATCTTTGTACCCGACCCTG GGCTGAAATCGCCTCCTAAGCCTGTGAAGGTGTTTAAACTGCCAGACTTCCCAGCATCTCTGTCCTTCCACTCCGTCCAGAGTTACTACAGTGAGCTCATCCAGCAGCTTGGAAAAGCTATTTTCACTGTCCAGAATGAGAACTCTGCTCTGCTTGCCAG gTTCTACTACTTGCGAGGACTCATCAACACGTTGTGTTCGCGGCGGCTGGATGCTCTGAGTGACTTCCAGAACCTCTATAAGACCGACACGGCCATCTTTCCCACGCATTTGGTCACGTTTCTGGTGGATTCGCTGCACCGAGATGAAAGGCAGCAAGCACAGAGACGACCTGAATTAAAGAGACTCATACTAAAG GTAAAAACAGATAACGAGAAGCAGCTGGTGCAGCCAGATGACCATGTCAAGAAGTTTCAACTTCCTCGTCAGCAGCTGCATCAGGATGAGTTTGTGCGTTGCATTCAAGAGTGCAGGATTGTTAAAGACGTAACGACCATACACCGTTTATTTGAGGCTCTCGCTGAtg GTCAGCCACAGAAGGTCGACCCAGAACTCTTCAAAATCTTCTACACCTTCTGGAAGGAGGCTGAAGCCGAAGCTCAAGACGTCAGCCTCCCCTCTGAGGTCATCGACCACCTCGACTACAGTGAATGCGTCTACAAGTTGTCGTCTTGTGTTAAGACTTCCCTCGGCGTCGGTAAAATCGCCATGACGCAGAAACGTCTGTTTTTGCTCACCGAGGGACGACCCGGCTTCCTGGAAATCACAAAGTTCAGAGACATCCAG GAGGTGAAAGTAGCCACAGCTCCCTTTCTGCTCGTTCGTATTCCTTCCCTTCGTATCCAGACCTCTGGCAGGCCCGAGACGTTCGAAGCCAACCTGAAGACGGAGACTGAACTCTGGAACCTGGTGGTCAAAGAGATGTGGGCTGGACGCAAGATGGCAGATCAGCACAAG GACCCTCAGTACATGACGCAGGCTCTGACTAACGTCCTGCTGATGGATGCCGTCACCGGCAGCCTGCAGACTCAGAGGTCCATTGCTGCCGCTTCAAAGCTGGCTTACTTTGATAAGATCAAACATGAAG TTCCTATGATGGTGCCTAAAACTACCTCAGAGACTCTGAAACACAAGATCAACCCGTCACTGGACCTGGCTGAACCTCAGACTGTACACGTGCTGCTCTACACACCAG GTCAGCTGACTTGCAATGACTCAGAGGCTGAGATGAACCCGAAGCTGTGGGTGGCTCTCAGCGGAGGCCGAGTGGTTGTGTTTGATGCAGCGAGCTGGTCCATGCTGCAGGCCTGCATCCAGGTCGGAGAGTCGCAAGTG AACTGCATGATGGGATTGGTCCAGGAGCAAGTGTGGATCGGTTCTCAGGACTCTGTCATCTACATCATCGACACTCACAGCATGTCCTGCAACAAACAGCTGACTGagcacagacaggaagtgaccAGCCTCGCAATGGACACCAGAGATCTGCACAACAG TCAGCTGACGTACTCCTGCAGCTGTGATGGTTCCATCCTGCAGTGGGACTCGTCCAGCCTGAAAGTCAAGCGACAGTTTCATCTCAACTGTCAGCGACTCTCCTCCATACAGGTCCATGATGGAACTCTGTGGTGCT GTTGTGATGACAGCATTGTGGAACTGAAAAAAAGTGGGACAGCGCAGAGAAGAATAACACTTCCCAGTGACCTACGGAGCACGTCCAGTAGCTTCAGCAGCTTTGTCGTCATCCCAGAG CGAGGGCAGGTGTGGACCGGCTGTGCAGACTCAGTGGATTTATGTCTCTGGCAaacaaacaaccacagacatCCACCTAAAAGAATCTCCCTGCCAGGAACCTCAGGAGTCACCTGCATGATCCGAGTCAAAGACCAG ATCTGGGTGGGCTGCTGTGGTCGCAGCAGCGTTGGAGGCGAGTGTGACGGCCAGCTGAGGAGTCAGGTGTTGGTGGTCGACCCCCAGAGCCACGCGGTGGAAAAGGAGCTGCAGGGCCATTCGGACAGCATCCAGACGCTGTGTTCTGCCGAGGATCGGTACGTCCTGAGCGGCTCTGCACGGCGCGACGGAAAGATCGCCATCTGGAAGGTGGAGTAG
- the LOC111573132 gene encoding DENN domain-containing protein 3-like isoform X2 has translation MADYLPAALLEACVVVGASSDKLQEVYQAFHSNGTPELPPLEPEVLHVLVPPFVSRPQAESETLRPRGKRRRSFLRKKREQLPSSAPTPGGGAADGKGGSEDISVPKDIDLMALPQLCFPGGLQVTSEQKDEEFHFLVFTNVFGNKTHGVVMQCYRPIQEGTSFYQNGADSSKLFSAYSFCVISKYPFFTALKDCLSCLLIQLKTCRLSDMEDRVKEFAAKLTLVPVPPPGQLHLMFELRPLTIILPAKEDRDLPAVDLDLHLPFLCLRPQQLLQVICCLLQEQRVVLFSADWSRLTLMAECLLLFLQPLSWQQPYVPVLARGMLDFLMAPTAFLMGCHLSHFAEVAAETEDLILINIDKGTVCTSSSDTIDLPDIPPAAAECFTQRCQSLKIHFDLDHWRHASSTDINEQRTQRRTWQQNLNHNIQRVALELIVNIFRDVSDHLNYEHRVFHSEEFLKTREPAEQLFYKKVLETHIFHSFLKDRLNKKMDNFARMELGTRSEMQKMKAMVEVPRRPTMQEIQARRKSSVTEIRLSKRLGMSLPNLGDDQTISFQRNSLLTRIFVPDPGLKSPPKPVKVFKLPDFPASLSFHSVQSYYSELIQQLGKAIFTVQNENSALLARFYYLRGLINTLCSRRLDALSDFQNLYKTDTAIFPTHLVTFLVDSLHRDERQQAQRRPELKRLILKVKTDNEKQLVQPDDHVKKFQLPRQQLHQDEFVRCIQECRIVKDVTTIHRLFEALADGQPQKVDPELFKIFYTFWKEAEAEAQDVSLPSEVIDHLDYSECVYKLSSCVKTSLGVGKIAMTQKRLFLLTEGRPGFLEITKFRDIQEVKVATAPFLLVRIPSLRIQTSGRPETFEANLKTETELWNLVVKEMWAGRKMADQHKDPQYMTQALTNVLLMDAVTGSLQTQRSIAAASKLAYFDKIKHEVPMMVPKTTSETLKHKINPSLDLAEPQTVHVLLYTPGQLTCNDSEAEMNPKLWVALSGGRVVVFDAASWSMLQACIQVGESQVNCMMGLVQEQVWIGSQDSVIYIIDTHSMSCNKQLTEHRQEVTSLAMDTRDLHNSQLTYSCSCDGSILQWDSSSLKVKRQFHLNCQRLSSIQVHDGTLWCCCDDSIVELKKSGTAQRRITLPSDLRSTSSSFSSFVVIPEVTLQSSDNTSDS, from the exons ATGGCGGATTATCTGCCGGCTGCTCTGCTGGAAGCCTGCGTGGTGGTCGGAGCATCTAGTGACAAACTCCAGGAAGTCTACCAG GCCTTTCACAGTAATGGAACTCCAGAGCTTCCCCCGTTGGAGCCGGAGGTCCTTCACGTCCTGGTTCCTCCCTTCGTCAGCCGACCACAAGCTGAGAGCGAAACTCTGAGGCCACGAGGGAAACGGCGGCGTTCCTTtctgaggaagaagagggaacAACTTCCTTCGTCTGCACCTACACCAG GTGGAGGTGCAGCAGATGGAAAAGGAGGCAGTGAAGACATCAGTGTACCCAAAGACATCGACCTCATGGCTTTACCTCAACTCTGCTTCCCCG GTGGCCTCCAAGTAACCAGTGAACAGAAGGATGAAGAATTCCACTTTTTGGTTTTCACTAATGTTTTTGGCAACAAGACCCATGGAGTCGTAATGCAGTGTTACCGTCCCATACag GAAGGAACGTCTTTCTATCAGAACGGAGCTGATTCCTCCAAACTCTTCTCTGCCTACAGTTTCTGTGTCATATCCAAGTATCCCTTCTTCACCGCACTCAAAGACTGTCTGTCATG TCTTTTAATTCAGCTGAAAACTTGCCGGTTGTCAGACATGGAAGACAGAGTGAAGGAATTTGCAGCCAAACTGACTCTTGTGCCTGTTCCGCCTCCTGGACAACTACATCTG atgtttgaaTTACGACCTCTGACCATCATCCTACCAGCTAAAGAAGACAGAGACCTTCCAGCTGTAGATTTAGACCTCCATCTGCCGTTTCTTTGCCTCAGACCGCAGCAGCTACTGCAG GTGATATGTTGTCTCCTGCAGGAACAGCGAGTGGTTTTATTCTCTGCCGACTGGTCCAGACTCACACTGATGGCAGagtgcttgttgcttttcctgcaG CCTCTGTCCTGGCAGCAGCCCTATGTTCCCGTCCTGGCCAGAGGAATGTTGGACTTTCTAATGGCTCCGACTGCCTTTCTGATGGGCTGCCATCTCAGCCACTTTGCTGAAGTTGCTGCT GAAACAGAAGATCTGATTCTAATTAATATTGATAAAGGAACAGTCTGCACTTCTTCATCTGATACCATTGACCTGCCTGAtattcctccagctgctgctgaatgCTTCACACAGAG GTGTCAGTCACTGAAGATACATTTTGACTTGGATCATTGGCGACATGCCAGTTCCACTGACATCAACGAGCAGCGAACACAGAGGAGAACCTGGCAACAGAACCTCAATCACAACATCCAGAGAGTCGCACTGGAGCTCATCGTCAACATATTCAG ggATGTTAGCGATCATCTGAACTACGAACATCGAGTGTTTCACAGCGAAGAGTTTCTGAAAACCAGAGAACCGGCAGAGCAACTGTTTTACAAGAAG GTGTTGGAGACGCACATCTTTCACTCCTTCCTCAAGGATCGTCTCAACAAGAAAATGGATAACTTCGCTCGAATGGAACTCGGCACTCGATCCGAGATGCAGAA AATGAAGGCCATGGTTGAAGTTCCTCGCAGGCCCACCATGCAGGAGATTCAGGCCCGGAGGAAGAGCTCCGTCACAGAGATCCGTCTCAGTAAGAGGCTGGGGATGAGCCTGCCGAACCTGGGAGACGACCAGACCATCAGCTTCCAGAGAAACTCGCTATTGACCAGGATCTTTGTACCCGACCCTG GGCTGAAATCGCCTCCTAAGCCTGTGAAGGTGTTTAAACTGCCAGACTTCCCAGCATCTCTGTCCTTCCACTCCGTCCAGAGTTACTACAGTGAGCTCATCCAGCAGCTTGGAAAAGCTATTTTCACTGTCCAGAATGAGAACTCTGCTCTGCTTGCCAG gTTCTACTACTTGCGAGGACTCATCAACACGTTGTGTTCGCGGCGGCTGGATGCTCTGAGTGACTTCCAGAACCTCTATAAGACCGACACGGCCATCTTTCCCACGCATTTGGTCACGTTTCTGGTGGATTCGCTGCACCGAGATGAAAGGCAGCAAGCACAGAGACGACCTGAATTAAAGAGACTCATACTAAAG GTAAAAACAGATAACGAGAAGCAGCTGGTGCAGCCAGATGACCATGTCAAGAAGTTTCAACTTCCTCGTCAGCAGCTGCATCAGGATGAGTTTGTGCGTTGCATTCAAGAGTGCAGGATTGTTAAAGACGTAACGACCATACACCGTTTATTTGAGGCTCTCGCTGAtg GTCAGCCACAGAAGGTCGACCCAGAACTCTTCAAAATCTTCTACACCTTCTGGAAGGAGGCTGAAGCCGAAGCTCAAGACGTCAGCCTCCCCTCTGAGGTCATCGACCACCTCGACTACAGTGAATGCGTCTACAAGTTGTCGTCTTGTGTTAAGACTTCCCTCGGCGTCGGTAAAATCGCCATGACGCAGAAACGTCTGTTTTTGCTCACCGAGGGACGACCCGGCTTCCTGGAAATCACAAAGTTCAGAGACATCCAG GAGGTGAAAGTAGCCACAGCTCCCTTTCTGCTCGTTCGTATTCCTTCCCTTCGTATCCAGACCTCTGGCAGGCCCGAGACGTTCGAAGCCAACCTGAAGACGGAGACTGAACTCTGGAACCTGGTGGTCAAAGAGATGTGGGCTGGACGCAAGATGGCAGATCAGCACAAG GACCCTCAGTACATGACGCAGGCTCTGACTAACGTCCTGCTGATGGATGCCGTCACCGGCAGCCTGCAGACTCAGAGGTCCATTGCTGCCGCTTCAAAGCTGGCTTACTTTGATAAGATCAAACATGAAG TTCCTATGATGGTGCCTAAAACTACCTCAGAGACTCTGAAACACAAGATCAACCCGTCACTGGACCTGGCTGAACCTCAGACTGTACACGTGCTGCTCTACACACCAG GTCAGCTGACTTGCAATGACTCAGAGGCTGAGATGAACCCGAAGCTGTGGGTGGCTCTCAGCGGAGGCCGAGTGGTTGTGTTTGATGCAGCGAGCTGGTCCATGCTGCAGGCCTGCATCCAGGTCGGAGAGTCGCAAGTG AACTGCATGATGGGATTGGTCCAGGAGCAAGTGTGGATCGGTTCTCAGGACTCTGTCATCTACATCATCGACACTCACAGCATGTCCTGCAACAAACAGCTGACTGagcacagacaggaagtgaccAGCCTCGCAATGGACACCAGAGATCTGCACAACAG TCAGCTGACGTACTCCTGCAGCTGTGATGGTTCCATCCTGCAGTGGGACTCGTCCAGCCTGAAAGTCAAGCGACAGTTTCATCTCAACTGTCAGCGACTCTCCTCCATACAGGTCCATGATGGAACTCTGTGGTGCT GTTGTGATGACAGCATTGTGGAACTGAAAAAAAGTGGGACAGCGCAGAGAAGAATAACACTTCCCAGTGACCTACGGAGCACGTCCAGTAGCTTCAGCAGCTTTGTCGTCATCCCAGAGGTGACTTTACAATCCTCAGATAATACGTCGGATAGTTAG